The DNA sequence TGGGCCTATCCGTCCTTGATCGTCGTCCCAACCCCGAGGAGCGTCCCCGCTGGGACCGCGTACTCGAGTGCGCCCACGGCCGCTGGGGCCAGAAGGCGAAGGGTCTGTTCTTCCTGAACGGCTCGTCCGGCTTCCTGCCGATGGGCTTCGTTCAGGCCCTGACAGCCATGGACTACTCGGTCATCCCCCTGTCGGGCCCCGTCGACATGAAGGTTGTCGATGTCGGTCTTCAGCGCACGATGGATGCGATCGCACATCTCGGCTCGGGCGACGTCATCCTGGCCAGCCATGACGCGGACTTCCTCCCTCAGATTGAGACCCTCCTCGACCAGGGGCGTCGCGTTGCGGTCATGTGTTTCAAGGAGTTTCTCTCCTCCCAGCTCCACGAGCTCGAGGAGCGAGGCCTAGAGATCATCGACCTCGAATACGATGTGCACGCCTTCCAGGTCCGACTGCCCAGGCTCCACATCATCGACATCGACGAGTTCGACCCGATGGCCTTCCTGTAAGACATCGCGTCGCACGAACCAGCGCCGGGCATACAAATGAGCCGGGCGGCCCCTCGGGGGGGCCGCCCGGCCTGCGTATGGGTGCGGCGTCAGCCGCGCCCCTCACGCCTGCGTGTTGTTGCCCTTGAGGGCGGCCAGGCGAGCCTCGATCTCGATCTGCGAGGAGTCTGTCTCGAGCTCAGCGAACTGGGCATCCAGCGAGGATGCGGCCAGCTCGATCTTGCCCTGAGCGAGGGCCTCCTGGCGGCGGACGCGGTCCTCGAAGCGGCCGAGTTCGCTCGTGGGATCAAGGATGTTGATGGAGCTGAGGGCGTCGGTGACCTGGGCCTGCGCCTTGGCTGTCTTCTCGCGGGCGATCAGCTGGTCGCGGCGGGTCTTCAGCTCGGTGAGCTTGTCCTTCATCTGTGCGAGGCCGCGCTTGAGGCGGTCGGCCACGTCACGCTGGGCCTGGAGCGTGGGCTCCTCGGCCTTGATCTCGTTCTCGAACTGGATCTGCTTGCCGAGCGCGACCTTGGCCAGGTCGTCCCACTTGGTGGCGCCAGCCTCGTCGCCGGCGGCGCGCAGGGAGTCAGCCTTGGCGGAGGCGGCGGCGGCCTTCTGGCCCCAGTCGGCGGCGGCCTTGACGTCCTCCTCGTAGTCCTTCTCGGCCATGCGCAGGTTGCCCAGGGTCTGAGCGATCGCGTTCTCGGCCTCAATGATCGAGTTGGTGTAGTCGCGGATCAGCTGGTCGATCATCTTCTCCGGGTCCTCAGCCTTGTCGAGGAGCGCGTTGATGTTCGCCTTCGCGAGCTGGGCGATGCGGCCCATGATCGTCTGCTTTTCGGCCATGATGTTCTCCTTTGTGGGTGGTGCGCATCTGCGCGGTGTGGGTTGGTGCGCGTGCGCGCGGGTTGTGAGCGAGATGAGGCCTCGCGCGATTGGTTGGTGGGCTACAGGTTGCCCAAGCCGGTCGTCGGATCAGTGTGTGTGGGGGAGTGGGGTGCGATGACGCTGAGCGTGTGCCTCCCGAGTGGCGCCACGTGAGACGAATTGGATCGAGCGTGGCGTCTGGCCTGGCTCGCGTGGTGCTCACGTGTTCGAGAGTCTCGAATCCGTGGCATGTGATCCTCCTCGGTTAGTGGCGAACAAATTAAAATACATCATTGCGAGGCGCAACGCCCTTAATCTAATGTATTTTGAGTCACATTGTTTTGGTATGGGACCAGTGTACGTGATGGTCGGGTGCGGGTGGAAATCGGCCGGGCGTGAGCCGGTGTCGGGTATGGTCATGCGCAACGTCGTCATGATTGTCAGCACGTGCGGTGATGAATGTTCGTCAACCTCCTCTATCGTCGTCCCGGTGCCGCAAGCGCGCGTTGGGCGAGCGTGGTGGCTCGCGAGGCCGCTGCGATTGCCTGTAGGGGGCATCTAAGTCAACAGGAAAAAGCGGCTCTTCATAATTGGGGGTGTCGTTGGGGTCTGAATCCTCCTGTTTCGAGGAGTGCTCGGGTGGTGTCGTTGGTGAGGTTTCGCAAGTTCGAGTGCGGAGCCGCGTAGGTGTTCGAGGTGGCCGTTGATGGCTTCGATGGGACCGCCTGCGGTGTGGGGGTGGTCGAAGTAGGCCAGGATATCTCTGGATCGCCGTTTGAGCGTTCTTCCCAGTGTGACGATCTCCGTGAGG is a window from the Schaalia odontolytica genome containing:
- a CDS encoding PspA/IM30 family protein → MAEKQTIMGRIAQLAKANINALLDKAEDPEKMIDQLIRDYTNSIIEAENAIAQTLGNLRMAEKDYEEDVKAAADWGQKAAAASAKADSLRAAGDEAGATKWDDLAKVALGKQIQFENEIKAEEPTLQAQRDVADRLKRGLAQMKDKLTELKTRRDQLIAREKTAKAQAQVTDALSSINILDPTSELGRFEDRVRRQEALAQGKIELAASSLDAQFAELETDSSQIEIEARLAALKGNNTQA
- a CDS encoding NYN domain-containing protein, with product MENPNKQTTYLVVDGENIDATLGLSVLDRRPNPEERPRWDRVLECAHGRWGQKAKGLFFLNGSSGFLPMGFVQALTAMDYSVIPLSGPVDMKVVDVGLQRTMDAIAHLGSGDVILASHDADFLPQIETLLDQGRRVAVMCFKEFLSSQLHELEERGLEIIDLEYDVHAFQVRLPRLHIIDIDEFDPMAFL